A genomic region of Dickeya solani IPO 2222 contains the following coding sequences:
- a CDS encoding response regulator, whose amino-acid sequence MENKISVFLVEDNHDMAFFIESFIRKHPEFLLLGSADTLSDARIAIAAQKPDLVMLDNYLPDGTGIDIMKHLRTTQPDIDVIFITAANDIDTIKTAIRHGACDYLVKPFMLERLEEALKNYLMFSRKVRQKSHLPQEEIDRVIRQSIPYSAPAGFIYPKGIDELTLNQVRAAFSGENVQHTADSLSDTIGISKSTARRYLEYCKNIKLLEAHIQHGTVGRPQRFYRLTFN is encoded by the coding sequence ATGGAAAACAAGATCAGCGTATTTTTGGTTGAAGATAATCACGACATGGCTTTCTTCATTGAAAGCTTCATCAGAAAACACCCAGAATTCCTGCTGTTAGGAAGCGCCGATACCCTTAGCGATGCCCGGATAGCCATCGCCGCCCAAAAGCCCGATCTCGTGATGCTGGATAACTATCTGCCCGATGGCACCGGGATCGACATCATGAAACATCTGCGCACCACACAGCCGGATATCGACGTCATTTTCATCACCGCCGCCAACGACATCGACACGATTAAAACCGCGATACGCCACGGCGCCTGTGACTATCTGGTAAAACCGTTCATGCTGGAAAGGCTGGAAGAAGCATTAAAAAACTATCTGATGTTCAGCAGAAAGGTACGCCAGAAATCGCACCTGCCACAGGAAGAGATCGATCGCGTGATACGCCAGTCGATCCCCTATAGCGCACCGGCCGGATTCATTTATCCGAAAGGCATTGATGAACTGACGCTCAATCAGGTGCGGGCGGCATTTTCCGGCGAGAACGTCCAGCACACCGCCGACAGCCTGAGCGACACGATCGGTATCAGCAAGTCCACCGCCCGGCGCTATCTGGAATACTGCAAAAACATCAAACTGCTGGAAGCGCACATCCAGCACGGCACCGTCGGACGCCCCCAACGCTTCTACCGTCTGACCTTCAATTAA
- a CDS encoding ABC transporter permease: protein MIDIAFLTQTFLRLLSALPVTLGLFFSSFALGATLSVLLVAMRVSGVWPLSGFARLYMLIFRGTPLLIQLFLIYYGLGQFSVVRDSLFWPVLRDPFSCAVVALALCTAGYTAEILRGALLSIPAGQIEAGLACGMSRWLLLRRIIAPVALRHALPAWSTEAILLIKSTALASLVTVWDVTGVAQQIIQRTYRTLEVFACAALIYLLLNFIIVRVFAWLERTLSPNLAAVSASSGREHE, encoded by the coding sequence ATGATCGATATCGCCTTTCTGACCCAGACGTTCCTGCGGTTACTGTCGGCGTTGCCGGTGACGCTGGGGCTGTTTTTTTCCTCGTTCGCCCTGGGCGCGACGCTCTCGGTGCTGCTGGTGGCGATGCGGGTCAGCGGTGTCTGGCCGCTGAGCGGGTTTGCCCGTCTTTATATGCTGATCTTTCGCGGCACGCCGCTGCTGATTCAGCTATTTCTGATCTATTACGGACTGGGGCAGTTCAGCGTGGTGCGCGACAGCCTGTTCTGGCCGGTGCTGCGCGATCCGTTCAGTTGCGCGGTGGTGGCGCTGGCGTTGTGCACCGCCGGTTATACGGCGGAAATTCTGCGCGGCGCGCTGTTATCGATTCCGGCCGGGCAGATTGAAGCGGGTCTGGCGTGCGGCATGTCGCGCTGGCTGCTGCTGCGCCGCATCATTGCGCCGGTCGCCCTGCGCCATGCGTTGCCTGCCTGGTCGACCGAGGCGATTTTGCTGATCAAATCCACCGCGCTGGCCAGTTTGGTCACGGTATGGGATGTCACCGGCGTGGCGCAACAGATCATCCAGCGCACTTACCGCACGCTGGAAGTGTTTGCCTGCGCCGCGCTGATCTACCTGTTGCTGAATTTCATTATTGTCAGGGTATTTGCCTGGCTGGAACGCACCTTATCGCCAAATCTGGCCGCTGTGTCGGCGTCTTCCGGGAGAGAGCATGAATAA
- a CDS encoding transporter substrate-binding domain-containing protein produces MKKNTLFRSVMAVCVVSAAAAFCAGAQAKEWKSVTIATEGSYEPWNLTLPGGKLGGFEPELMTILCQRMNIQCKLVVQNWDGMIAGLQAGKFDVMMDAIVITPERKQVVDFSLPYASTPASFITIKGKLALPVEADKAMIKLANDPAQIKPAVAGLRGALQGKTIGIASGTVYTPFIDAYFRDVATVREYTASADAILDLQAGRIDAVFDDVTFANSILSKPENNNLTLGGPQLTGPIWGEGEALGFRKSDPELKAKFDAAIKTALADGTVKTLSEKWFKTDVTP; encoded by the coding sequence ATGAAGAAGAACACACTTTTTCGATCGGTGATGGCGGTATGTGTTGTGAGCGCGGCGGCGGCATTCTGCGCAGGGGCGCAGGCTAAAGAGTGGAAGTCGGTGACTATCGCGACGGAAGGCAGCTACGAACCCTGGAACCTGACCTTGCCGGGCGGCAAGCTGGGCGGGTTTGAACCGGAACTGATGACGATCCTGTGCCAGCGGATGAACATCCAGTGCAAGCTGGTGGTGCAAAACTGGGACGGCATGATCGCCGGTCTGCAGGCCGGCAAGTTCGACGTGATGATGGATGCCATCGTAATTACCCCGGAGCGTAAACAGGTGGTGGACTTCTCCCTGCCCTATGCATCGACGCCGGCCAGCTTTATTACTATTAAGGGCAAGCTGGCGCTGCCCGTCGAGGCCGACAAGGCGATGATTAAACTGGCGAATGATCCCGCCCAGATTAAACCGGCGGTAGCCGGCCTGCGCGGCGCGTTGCAGGGCAAAACCATCGGTATTGCTTCCGGCACCGTTTATACGCCTTTCATCGACGCCTACTTCCGGGATGTCGCCACCGTGCGTGAATACACCGCGTCCGCCGATGCCATTCTGGATTTGCAGGCGGGGCGCATCGATGCGGTGTTTGACGATGTCACCTTTGCCAATTCCATCCTCAGCAAACCGGAAAACAACAACCTGACGTTAGGCGGTCCGCAACTGACCGGACCTATCTGGGGGGAAGGGGAAGCGCTGGGCTTTCGTAAAAGCGATCCGGAGCTGAAGGCAAAATTTGATGCGGCTATTAAAACAGCGCTGGCGGACGGAACGGTGAAAACGCTCAGTGAGAAGTGGTTCAAAACGGACGTCACTCCCTGA
- a CDS encoding ATP-binding protein: protein MSEAITAGSEPRSSYKYQIILYYFITSLAVVVATGCAVFLIISNLLYNDVAEKSQNMASILSQDSELKQAISNRDTAGLRSLINQHYTHSDADFIVISDPDNIRLYHPDPLQVNIAIKDIGNINLLRNGKSYTVKNTGYSGASVKTRAPFILDGKYIGYVSVGYTEAHRQGLLASYFTPFLALLISVFILILLGGVFSYRLLKKQMSGLTPEMINYRYQVRRAILHAIYDGVIAVSPEGRIIAINNAAKKMLSIDHPHGPLTGHKITDYVVPADFFLSAERQECHDVDVAFNGSTFIANRAIILNQQDEFAGFVISLREKTNETLMTKQVNHIKHESEELRVISHEFKNRLAVIYGLIQLGEYERVSQYVAQENAQLQQFYDAIIKSFHCPCVAGLILGKLGRAGELGIDLRIDPLSYYTGANAPLSAEEMACIIGNLLDNALEATVKTPTHPQSIELYLNDGSDEIVLSVQDNGPGLDQIAAEALFAKGATSKPGRHHGVGLYLVQSLVQKARGECLVDTADDNGGAVFSVYIPKV from the coding sequence ATGTCAGAGGCCATAACCGCCGGCAGCGAGCCGAGAAGCTCTTACAAGTATCAGATAATACTGTACTATTTCATTACCTCGCTGGCAGTGGTCGTGGCGACCGGCTGCGCCGTGTTTCTGATTATCAGCAACCTGCTCTACAATGATGTGGCTGAGAAATCACAGAATATGGCGTCGATCCTCTCTCAGGACTCCGAGCTCAAGCAAGCGATCAGCAACCGGGACACGGCGGGCTTGCGTAGCCTTATCAATCAGCACTACACCCACAGCGATGCCGACTTTATCGTCATCAGCGATCCTGACAATATCCGGCTATACCACCCCGATCCCCTGCAGGTAAACATCGCTATCAAGGACATTGGCAACATCAATCTGCTACGCAATGGGAAAAGCTATACCGTCAAAAATACCGGGTACTCCGGCGCTTCGGTAAAAACGCGCGCCCCCTTTATTCTGGATGGAAAATATATCGGTTACGTTTCGGTGGGCTACACAGAAGCGCATCGACAGGGGTTGCTGGCCAGCTATTTCACGCCTTTTCTCGCGCTGCTTATTTCCGTATTTATCCTGATTCTGCTGGGCGGCGTTTTTTCCTACCGTTTGCTGAAAAAACAGATGTCCGGCCTGACGCCGGAAATGATCAATTATAGATATCAGGTCAGAAGAGCCATTCTGCACGCCATTTACGATGGCGTGATTGCCGTCAGCCCGGAAGGGCGCATCATCGCCATCAACAATGCCGCCAAAAAGATGCTCTCCATCGACCATCCCCACGGCCCGCTGACAGGACACAAGATTACCGATTATGTAGTACCGGCCGATTTCTTCTTATCCGCCGAGCGTCAGGAGTGCCACGATGTGGACGTCGCTTTTAACGGTTCGACGTTTATCGCCAACCGGGCCATCATCCTCAATCAGCAGGATGAGTTTGCCGGTTTCGTGATCAGTCTGAGGGAAAAGACCAATGAAACCCTGATGACCAAGCAGGTCAACCACATTAAACATGAAAGCGAAGAGCTGCGGGTTATCAGTCACGAGTTCAAAAATCGGCTGGCCGTTATCTACGGTCTGATCCAGTTGGGAGAATATGAGCGGGTCAGTCAGTACGTCGCGCAGGAGAATGCCCAACTACAGCAGTTTTATGATGCGATCATCAAATCCTTTCACTGTCCGTGCGTTGCCGGGTTGATACTCGGGAAACTGGGGCGCGCGGGCGAACTCGGCATCGATCTGCGTATCGACCCGCTATCCTATTACACCGGCGCGAACGCGCCGCTGAGCGCCGAGGAAATGGCCTGCATCATCGGTAATCTGCTGGACAACGCACTGGAGGCCACGGTGAAAACGCCAACCCATCCCCAGTCGATCGAGCTTTACCTTAATGACGGCAGCGATGAAATCGTACTGTCGGTTCAGGACAATGGTCCCGGCCTCGACCAGATAGCAGCCGAAGCGCTGTTTGCAAAGGGCGCGACCAGCAAACCAGGCCGTCACCACGGCGTCGGGTTGTATCTGGTGCAGTCACTGGTACAGAAAGCGCGGGGCGAGTGTCTGGTCGATACGGCCGACGACAACGGCGGCGCGGTTTTTTCAGTTTACATCCCTAAGGTTTAA
- the hutI gene encoding imidazolonepropionase has translation MTIACDSLWLGADLVTLRGGRYQVIEDGALAVTAGRIVWLGARQALPAIAPSRVTDFGGGIITPGFIDCHTHLVFGGDRSGEFEQRLNGVSYADIAAAGGGILATVNATRQADHDSLFASALARLRPLLAEGVTTLEIKSGYGLDVDSELKMLRVIRELGRQQPVQIVSTCLAAHAIPPEFRQQPEAWIDLVCRELLPAVVNEGLADAVDAFCEHLAFSPAQVERLFQAAQTHKLPVKLHAEQLSSLHGSALAARFQALSADHLEYATEQDVAAMAAAGTVAVLLPGAYYLLRETQCPPVDLFRRHGVPMAIASDCNPGTSPALSLRLMLNMACTLFRLTPEEALAGVTLHAARALGLEQSHGSLETGKVADFVHWPLARPAELAYWLGGQLPCTTIFRGEQRP, from the coding sequence ATGACGATAGCCTGTGACAGCCTGTGGCTGGGCGCCGATCTGGTCACTCTGCGTGGCGGCCGCTATCAGGTGATTGAGGATGGCGCGCTGGCCGTTACCGCCGGCCGCATCGTCTGGCTGGGGGCGCGGCAAGCCTTGCCCGCTATCGCGCCGTCGCGCGTCACCGATTTTGGCGGCGGCATCATTACGCCCGGTTTTATCGACTGCCATACCCATCTGGTGTTTGGCGGCGATCGCAGCGGCGAATTCGAACAGCGCCTCAACGGCGTCAGCTATGCCGACATCGCCGCAGCGGGCGGCGGCATTCTGGCCACCGTCAACGCCACCCGGCAGGCGGATCACGACAGCCTGTTCGCCTCGGCGCTCGCGCGTTTGCGGCCGTTACTGGCCGAAGGCGTCACCACGCTGGAGATCAAGTCCGGCTACGGGCTGGATGTGGACAGCGAGCTGAAAATGCTGCGGGTGATCCGCGAACTGGGGCGGCAGCAGCCGGTGCAGATTGTCTCCACCTGTCTGGCTGCCCACGCCATCCCGCCGGAATTCAGGCAGCAGCCGGAGGCGTGGATCGATCTTGTCTGCCGCGAACTGCTGCCGGCGGTGGTCAACGAAGGGCTGGCCGACGCCGTTGATGCCTTCTGCGAACATCTGGCGTTCAGCCCGGCGCAGGTAGAACGGCTGTTTCAGGCGGCGCAAACGCACAAGCTGCCGGTCAAGCTGCATGCCGAGCAATTATCGTCACTGCATGGCAGCGCGCTGGCCGCACGCTTTCAGGCGCTGTCCGCCGATCATCTGGAATACGCCACCGAACAGGACGTGGCGGCGATGGCCGCGGCGGGAACGGTGGCGGTGCTGTTGCCCGGCGCCTATTACCTGCTGCGGGAAACCCAATGCCCACCGGTCGACCTGTTCCGCCGCCACGGCGTGCCGATGGCGATCGCCAGCGACTGCAACCCCGGCACCTCGCCCGCGCTATCGCTGCGACTGATGCTGAACATGGCCTGCACCCTGTTCCGGCTGACGCCGGAAGAAGCGCTGGCCGGGGTAACGTTGCACGCGGCCCGCGCGCTGGGACTGGAACAGAGCCACGGCTCGCTGGAAACCGGCAAGGTGGCGGATTTCGTACACTGGCCGCTGGCGCGCCCGGCGGAACTGGCTTACTGGCTGGGCGGTCAACTGCCCTGCACCACGATTTTTCGCGGAGAACAACGTCCATGA
- a CDS encoding formimidoylglutamate deiminase: MSVYFAARALLPQGMARNVRLEVDELGYLQSVTPDASPEGAQQLTGIVLPTVVNLHSHAFQRAMAGLAEVAGDPQDSFWTWRDLMYRMVANLTPEQVGVIATRLYIDMLKGGYSQVAEFHYLHHDPHGKPYRQHDMLRHLLAAAQRVGIGQTLLPVLYSYSGFGAQPPQPGQARFIQDVDHYLRQQETLAALIQPYPLLNHGLCFHSLRAVSQNQMEDVLEATDSSLPVHIHIAEQQKEVDDCLNWSGERPVQWLFNRFAVDARWCLVHATHLDEQELSRLAGSLAVAGLCPTTEANLGDGIFPLDRYVALGGRWGIGSDSHVSLNVVEELRWLEYGQRLRDRRRNRVATAQQPAVGSLLYRQALQGGAQACRVPVGELSAGWRADWLVLREDALLSALPDDSLLNRWLFAGDRQQIRDVWVAGKPVIEDGRHALDEEVDARFIEVMKTLQALM; this comes from the coding sequence ATGTCCGTTTATTTTGCCGCGCGCGCGCTGTTGCCGCAGGGAATGGCGCGCAATGTGCGTCTGGAAGTGGATGAACTGGGGTATTTGCAATCCGTCACGCCGGATGCCTCGCCGGAAGGCGCACAGCAGCTAACCGGCATTGTGCTGCCGACGGTGGTCAACCTGCATTCGCACGCTTTTCAGCGCGCGATGGCCGGGTTGGCGGAGGTGGCTGGTGATCCGCAGGACAGCTTCTGGACCTGGCGTGACCTGATGTACCGCATGGTCGCGAATCTGACGCCGGAGCAGGTGGGGGTGATCGCCACCCGGCTGTATATCGATATGCTCAAGGGCGGCTACAGTCAGGTGGCGGAATTTCATTATCTGCACCACGACCCGCACGGCAAACCGTACCGTCAGCATGACATGTTGCGTCATTTGCTGGCGGCGGCGCAGCGGGTCGGCATCGGCCAGACCCTGCTGCCGGTGCTTTACAGCTACAGCGGATTCGGCGCGCAGCCGCCGCAGCCGGGGCAGGCGCGTTTTATTCAGGATGTGGATCACTACCTGCGTCAGCAGGAAACGCTGGCGGCGCTGATTCAGCCTTATCCGTTGCTCAATCACGGGCTGTGTTTCCATTCGCTGCGCGCGGTCAGCCAGAACCAGATGGAAGATGTGTTGGAAGCGACCGACAGCAGCCTGCCGGTGCATATCCATATCGCCGAACAGCAAAAAGAGGTGGACGACTGCCTGAACTGGAGCGGCGAACGCCCGGTGCAGTGGCTGTTCAACCGGTTTGCGGTGGATGCCCGCTGGTGTCTGGTGCATGCCACCCATTTGGATGAACAGGAACTGAGTCGGTTGGCCGGCAGCCTGGCGGTGGCCGGATTGTGCCCGACCACCGAAGCCAATCTGGGCGACGGTATTTTCCCGCTCGACCGTTACGTGGCGCTGGGTGGGCGTTGGGGCATCGGTTCCGACAGCCATGTGTCGCTGAATGTGGTGGAGGAACTGCGCTGGCTGGAATACGGCCAGCGCCTGCGCGATCGCCGCCGTAACCGGGTGGCGACGGCGCAGCAACCGGCGGTCGGCAGCTTGTTGTATCGTCAGGCGTTGCAGGGCGGCGCACAGGCCTGCCGGGTGCCGGTCGGCGAACTGAGCGCCGGCTGGCGCGCTGACTGGCTGGTGCTGCGCGAAGATGCTCTGCTAAGCGCGCTCCCTGACGACAGCCTGCTCAACCGCTGGCTGTTTGCCGGCGATCGTCAACAGATCCGCGATGTGTGGGTGGCGGGCAAACCGGTGATCGAAGACGGGCGGCACGCGCTGGACGAGGAGGTCGACGCCCGGTTTATCGAGGTCATGAAAACATTGCAGGCGCTGATGTGA
- a CDS encoding ABC transporter ATP-binding protein: MNKTAPITLSMIDIRKSFGALEVLKGISLDARKGEVISLLGASGSGKSTFLRCINLLETPDAGTVAVSGEMILMKRHKQGHQVAADRRQVERLRARLGMVFQNFNLWSHMTVMQNVIEGPQHILGRSRAECVGQAEALLAKVGLYERRHFYPTQLSGGQQQRVAIARALSMEPEVMLFDEPTSALDPELVGDVLKVMRGLAEEGRTMLVVTHEMGFARHVSSRVVFMHQGRIDCEGTPDAMFGGESSPRFQQFIASHQTV, encoded by the coding sequence ATGAATAAAACCGCCCCCATAACCTTATCGATGATCGATATCCGTAAGTCATTCGGTGCGCTTGAGGTGCTTAAGGGGATCTCGCTGGATGCGCGCAAAGGCGAGGTGATTTCGCTGCTGGGCGCCAGTGGGTCGGGTAAGAGCACTTTTTTGCGTTGCATCAATCTACTGGAGACGCCGGACGCCGGCACGGTCGCCGTCAGCGGCGAAATGATCCTGATGAAGCGCCACAAACAGGGCCATCAGGTCGCGGCTGACCGCCGTCAGGTTGAGCGGCTGCGCGCCCGGCTGGGCATGGTGTTCCAGAATTTCAACCTGTGGAGCCATATGACGGTCATGCAGAACGTCATTGAAGGGCCACAGCATATCCTCGGGCGCTCACGTGCCGAATGTGTCGGGCAGGCCGAAGCCCTGCTGGCGAAAGTCGGGTTGTATGAGCGGCGGCATTTTTATCCGACGCAGCTCTCCGGCGGCCAGCAGCAGCGGGTGGCGATTGCCCGGGCGCTGTCGATGGAACCTGAAGTCATGCTGTTCGATGAGCCGACCTCGGCGCTGGACCCGGAACTGGTCGGCGACGTGCTGAAGGTGATGCGCGGGCTGGCCGAAGAGGGGCGCACGATGCTGGTGGTCACCCATGAAATGGGGTTTGCCCGCCACGTGTCCAGCCGGGTGGTGTTCATGCATCAGGGGCGGATTGACTGCGAGGGGACGCCCGACGCCATGTTTGGCGGCGAAAGCTCGCCGCGTTTTCAACAATTCATCGCCAGTCACCAGACGGTATAG
- a CDS encoding ABC transporter permease produces the protein MLTLLGFSDQGWGSLLAMAALTTLCLTTVALLIGALVGAAVAAAKLSTRRVWRVAGETYSIVFRGIPELLIIYLFYFGGSGVLTQVGRWFGADGFLELPPFLIGALAIGLISASYQGEVYRAARLAVNTGELEAARAIGMSRWRIGVRILLPQVMRFALPGLSNVWQMSLKDSALVSVTGIVELMRASQMAAGSTRDYFLFYLAGAAIYLILTVFSNTAFARLEQTLSQPYHRKTMQEPS, from the coding sequence ATGCTGACCCTGTTAGGTTTCAGTGATCAGGGGTGGGGAAGCCTGCTGGCGATGGCCGCGCTGACCACGTTGTGTCTGACGACGGTGGCGCTGCTCATTGGCGCATTAGTCGGCGCGGCGGTTGCCGCGGCTAAACTGTCCACGCGCCGGGTCTGGCGCGTGGCCGGGGAAACCTATTCCATCGTGTTTCGCGGCATCCCGGAACTGCTGATCATTTATCTGTTTTATTTTGGCGGTTCCGGCGTGCTCACGCAGGTCGGGCGTTGGTTTGGCGCCGACGGGTTTCTCGAACTGCCGCCTTTCCTGATCGGCGCGCTGGCGATTGGCCTGATTTCGGCCTCGTATCAGGGAGAGGTGTACCGTGCGGCGCGTCTGGCGGTGAATACCGGCGAACTGGAAGCCGCCCGCGCCATCGGCATGTCGCGCTGGCGCATCGGGGTGCGGATCTTGTTGCCGCAGGTGATGCGCTTTGCCCTGCCGGGGCTGTCCAACGTCTGGCAGATGAGCCTGAAGGATTCGGCGCTGGTGTCGGTCACCGGCATTGTCGAACTGATGCGCGCCAGCCAGATGGCGGCCGGTTCGACCCGCGACTATTTCCTGTTTTACCTCGCTGGTGCGGCGATCTATCTGATCCTGACCGTGTTTTCCAATACCGCGTTTGCCCGGCTGGAGCAAACCTTGTCCCAGCCTTATCACCGCAAGACGATGCAGGAGCCGTCATGA
- a CDS encoding HAL/PAL/TAL family ammonia-lyase gives MNTEVCWGDGPLAWRELVQVARYGARLSLSDAAWRRMHQSRCIVEQIVASETLAYGVNTGLGALCNVTLPVADLARLSRNTLLSHACGVGPRLSVEQTRAILCAAIANYSHGKSGIQPAIVQALLTLLNQGATPCVPSQGSVGYLTHMAHIGLALIGVGEVELHGQVLPAQEALQHIGLTPVTLGAKDGLSLVNGTPCMTGLACLALDDAARQLDWADVTGAMSFEALRGQVVAFDAEVLALKPSVGIQQVGQRLRALLAGSRIIAESEGIRTQDALSLRSIPQIHGACRDQFASSAQRIEMELNAATDNPLVLGTPEQWRVVSQANPHGEAVALAADSLALALCELAGVAERRLDRLINPLVSGLPPFLVAQPGVNSGMMIAQYVAASLCGENRQLAQPAVVDNFVTSGLQEDHLSMGTPAALKLLKLTENVWHVLAIEYLLAAQALEFLGPENAGTGTHRAWQALRQHVAAWQEDRWLAPDIACAVQVLKRQDH, from the coding sequence ATGAACACTGAAGTGTGCTGGGGCGACGGGCCGCTGGCATGGCGCGAACTGGTGCAGGTGGCCCGTTACGGCGCGCGCCTGAGTCTGAGCGACGCGGCCTGGCGCCGCATGCATCAGTCGCGGTGCATTGTGGAGCAGATCGTGGCCAGCGAAACGCTGGCCTATGGGGTGAATACCGGGCTGGGCGCGTTATGCAATGTCACTCTGCCGGTGGCGGATCTGGCGCGGCTGTCGCGCAATACCTTGCTGAGCCACGCTTGCGGCGTGGGGCCGCGGCTGTCCGTTGAACAGACCCGCGCCATCCTGTGTGCGGCGATCGCCAATTACAGTCACGGCAAGTCCGGGATTCAGCCGGCGATCGTGCAGGCGCTGCTGACGCTGCTGAATCAGGGTGCCACGCCGTGCGTGCCGTCGCAGGGCTCGGTCGGGTATCTCACCCATATGGCGCATATCGGGCTGGCACTGATCGGCGTCGGCGAGGTGGAACTGCACGGGCAGGTGCTGCCGGCGCAGGAGGCGTTGCAGCACATTGGTCTCACGCCGGTGACGCTGGGGGCGAAAGACGGCTTATCGCTGGTCAACGGTACGCCGTGCATGACCGGGCTGGCCTGTCTGGCGTTGGATGACGCCGCACGGCAGTTGGACTGGGCCGATGTGACCGGCGCGATGAGTTTTGAGGCGCTGCGCGGGCAGGTGGTGGCGTTTGACGCCGAGGTGCTGGCGCTGAAACCGAGCGTGGGCATTCAGCAGGTCGGGCAGCGTTTGCGCGCCCTGTTGGCCGGGAGCCGGATCATCGCCGAGAGTGAAGGCATCCGCACGCAGGATGCGCTGAGCCTGCGTTCCATCCCGCAAATTCACGGCGCCTGCCGCGATCAGTTTGCCTCGTCGGCGCAGCGCATCGAGATGGAACTGAATGCCGCCACCGACAATCCGCTGGTGCTGGGGACGCCGGAACAGTGGCGGGTGGTGTCGCAGGCGAATCCGCATGGCGAAGCGGTGGCGCTGGCGGCGGACAGTCTGGCGCTGGCGTTATGCGAGCTGGCCGGGGTGGCGGAGCGTCGGCTTGATCGGTTGATCAATCCGCTGGTGAGCGGTTTACCGCCATTTCTGGTCGCCCAGCCGGGGGTGAATTCCGGCATGATGATCGCCCAGTATGTGGCAGCGTCGCTGTGCGGCGAGAACCGCCAACTGGCGCAGCCCGCCGTGGTGGATAATTTCGTCACCTCCGGCTTGCAGGAAGATCACCTCAGCATGGGTACCCCGGCGGCGCTCAAGTTGCTGAAGCTGACCGAAAACGTCTGGCACGTGCTGGCGATTGAGTATCTGCTGGCGGCGCAGGCGCTGGAGTTTCTCGGCCCGGAGAACGCCGGAACCGGAACGCACCGGGCCTGGCAAGCGTTGCGTCAACACGTCGCTGCCTGGCAGGAGGATCGCTGGCTGGCGCCGGATATCGCCTGTGCGGTGCAGGTGCTGAAGCGTCAGGATCACTGA
- a CDS encoding HutD family protein has protein sequence MQTFSLNTLPVSRWKNGGGETREICRIPSDEPGGDFAWRASIATIERDGDFSCFPGVDRVITLLSGDGVDLCGEAWLHRLTLHQPFTFAGELAIAARLCGGVSLDFNIMVDRRRYRADVALVNGATASDTDGVAYVLAGHWRVGAHRLAAGEGGWWRSSGARWTPDDDHAALLLTTIHAR, from the coding sequence ATGCAAACCTTCAGCCTGAATACCTTGCCGGTCAGTCGCTGGAAAAACGGCGGCGGCGAAACCCGTGAAATCTGCCGGATACCGTCGGATGAACCCGGCGGCGATTTTGCCTGGCGCGCCAGTATCGCCACTATCGAGCGCGACGGCGATTTTTCCTGTTTTCCCGGCGTGGACCGGGTGATCACCCTGCTGTCCGGCGACGGCGTGGATCTGTGCGGCGAGGCTTGGCTGCACCGGCTGACGCTGCATCAGCCGTTCACCTTCGCCGGCGAGCTGGCGATCGCGGCGCGGCTATGCGGCGGCGTTAGTCTGGACTTCAATATTATGGTCGATCGCCGTCGTTATCGGGCAGACGTAGCGCTAGTTAACGGTGCGACGGCATCGGATACGGACGGCGTGGCGTATGTGCTGGCAGGACACTGGCGTGTCGGCGCACACCGACTGGCTGCCGGGGAGGGCGGCTGGTGGCGGTCTTCGGGCGCGCGCTGGACGCCTGATGACGACCATGCCGCGCTGCTCCTGACGACGATTCACGCCCGATAA